In Polaribacter sp. Hel_I_88, the following proteins share a genomic window:
- a CDS encoding flagellar motor protein MotB: protein MKKLMIPVAILAMMTTSCVSKKKYVELEERHTNTKGTLQKTTLEKEALEAKFAKIEERVVSYNDKINSLKSDNVSLQRENEVKLDMVGNTAVISKRTKEKMLETLAKVDPAILANATTLKDSLNIAVSYNLKKSIDTSDLENSDDIEINIDQTVVMISVSDKLLFNTASYSVKRGAYPLLEKLAKVIKSEPSMDVMIEGHTDSRTINNAVVQDNWDLSVKRATSIIRLLEDKYKVEGKRLIAAGRGSTMPLVENTSNKNRARNRRTRIVILPNLDKFFSLLTDEGVIE, encoded by the coding sequence ATGATTCCAGTTGCTATTTTAGCAATGATGACAACTTCATGTGTTTCAAAAAAGAAATATGTTGAATTAGAAGAAAGACATACAAATACAAAAGGAACCCTCCAAAAAACAACTTTAGAGAAAGAAGCTTTGGAAGCTAAATTTGCAAAAATTGAAGAACGTGTTGTTTCTTACAACGATAAAATAAATTCTTTAAAAAGTGATAACGTTTCTTTGCAAAGAGAAAATGAAGTAAAATTAGATATGGTTGGGAATACTGCAGTAATATCTAAAAGAACAAAAGAAAAAATGTTGGAAACATTAGCAAAAGTAGATCCAGCTATTTTAGCAAATGCTACTACACTAAAAGATTCATTAAATATTGCAGTATCTTATAATTTAAAAAAATCTATTGATACTTCAGATTTGGAAAATTCCGATGATATTGAAATAAATATAGATCAAACTGTAGTGATGATTTCTGTATCTGATAAATTGCTTTTTAATACAGCAAGTTATAGTGTAAAAAGAGGTGCGTATCCTTTGTTAGAAAAATTAGCAAAAGTTATAAAATCTGAACCAAGTATGGATGTAATGATTGAAGGGCACACAGATTCTAGAACTATAAACAATGCAGTTGTGCAAGACAATTGGGATTTGAGTGTAAAAAGAGCAACATCAATTATTAGACTTTTGGAAGATAAATACAAAGTAGAAGGTAAAAGATTAATTGCTGCTGGTAGAGGTTCTACAATGCCTTTGGTTGAAAATACTTCAAACAAAAATAGAGCAAGAAATAGAAGAACACGTATTGTGATTTTGCCAAATCTAGATAAATTCTTTTCTCTTTTAACAGATGAAGGTGTTATTGAATAA
- a CDS encoding DUF4199 domain-containing protein, which produces MSQRKIIIKNALLIVLMISGFFFLSKLLGQEDNPYLRFLNIVFVILGIRQAVKESIAKNGVTNYGLNFGSAFATGALSVLISSVGVLLYIEFISPEFLDLMNNNFLIGGDLDVFEVFFSLMIEGLASSIVGALIVMQFFKNHDKSDTKAS; this is translated from the coding sequence ATGTCACAAAGAAAAATTATAATAAAAAACGCCTTATTAATCGTTTTAATGATTAGTGGGTTCTTTTTTTTAAGTAAATTATTAGGACAGGAAGATAATCCTTATTTAAGATTTTTAAACATTGTTTTTGTAATTTTAGGAATAAGACAAGCCGTTAAAGAAAGTATCGCAAAAAATGGCGTTACTAATTATGGCTTAAATTTTGGCTCTGCATTTGCAACAGGCGCATTAAGTGTATTAATTTCTTCTGTAGGTGTGTTGCTTTATATAGAATTTATAAGTCCTGAATTTTTAGACTTAATGAACAACAACTTTTTAATTGGTGGAGATTTAGACGTTTTTGAAGTATTTTTCTCTTTAATGATAGAAGGTTTAGCTTCTTCAATTGTTGGTGCTTTAATTGTAATGCAATTTTTTAAGAATCATGATAAGAGTGACACAAAAGCATCATAA
- the mgrA gene encoding L-glyceraldehyde 3-phosphate reductase, translating into MSKKDNYIADENRYEKMNYRRTGNSGLLLPELSLGLWHNFGNEDDFENQRNLLKCAFDNGITHFDLANNYGPPPGSAEKNFGKILKKDFKNYRDELIISSKAGYGMWAGPYGDLGSKKFLVASLDQSLKRMGLDYVDIFYHHRPDYDTPLEETMGTLDLMVRQGKALYVGLSNYQPERAEDAFKILKELGTPCLIHQPNYSLFNRWIEDGLLDLLGKSSIGAICFSPLAQGMLTNKYINGLPKDSRAVKDSPFLNAENVQKMLPKIKALNEIAKNRNQNLAQMAISWILKDDRITSVLIGASKTEQILDSVKAIENTTFSEEELTKIENVLGN; encoded by the coding sequence ATGAGTAAAAAAGACAACTATATAGCTGATGAAAATCGCTATGAAAAAATGAATTATAGAAGAACTGGAAATAGTGGCTTGCTTTTACCCGAACTTTCACTAGGTTTATGGCATAATTTCGGAAATGAAGATGATTTTGAAAATCAAAGGAATCTATTAAAATGTGCTTTTGATAACGGAATTACCCATTTTGATTTGGCAAATAATTATGGACCTCCTCCAGGTTCTGCAGAAAAAAACTTCGGTAAAATCTTAAAAAAAGATTTCAAAAATTATAGAGATGAATTGATAATTTCGTCAAAAGCGGGTTATGGAATGTGGGCTGGACCTTATGGAGATTTGGGTTCTAAAAAGTTTTTGGTTGCCAGTTTAGATCAAAGTTTAAAACGAATGGGTTTGGATTATGTTGATATTTTTTATCATCATAGACCCGATTATGACACACCTTTAGAAGAAACCATGGGCACTTTAGATTTGATGGTAAGACAAGGAAAAGCCTTGTATGTTGGTTTGTCAAATTATCAACCAGAAAGAGCTGAAGATGCATTTAAAATATTAAAAGAGTTAGGAACTCCGTGTTTAATTCATCAACCAAATTATAGTTTATTTAATAGATGGATTGAAGATGGTTTGTTAGATTTATTAGGAAAATCGAGCATTGGTGCCATCTGTTTTTCGCCTTTAGCACAAGGAATGCTAACCAATAAATATATAAATGGATTGCCAAAAGATTCAAGAGCTGTAAAAGATAGCCCATTTTTAAACGCTGAAAATGTTCAAAAAATGTTGCCAAAAATTAAAGCATTGAATGAAATCGCTAAAAACAGAAATCAGAATTTGGCACAAATGGCAATTTCTTGGATTTTAAAAGATGATAGAATTACCTCTGTTTTAATTGGCGCAAGTAAAACCGAACAAATTTTAGATAGTGTTAAGGCTATTGAAAACACTACTTTTTCTGAGGAGGAATTAACGAAAATAGAAAACGTTTTAGGAAACTAA
- a CDS encoding nitrate/nitrite transporter has product MFALIIAGEAIFLLPFILMRVFKPVIREAFLISDAQIGEAQALYGITAVISYFFGGFIADKFEPRKLLSLSLLLTAFGGFWLTTIPSIFTLKLLYPFWGVSTILLFWASLIKATRQWGNENNQGLSFGLLDGGRGFFAATIALSGAGILTFFFPQKGEEITFENKVETLQYIIGSITFIVFLIAFLVWKVIPKEKTASTIHENDNNEFQFNFKEAFLLMKQKKVIFHSLIIFCAYCSYKLTGVYGTYAKDVWNYSLEEATYFAVFIQYLRPIAAISIGYIADKFIPSKLLIPSFSFLILASVLLGFGFFEHQPIILSFTVFVLMAFGTYSLRGLYFAIIEETKTPLQLTGTLVGIISVVGFTPDIFMSLFNGYMLGENPTILEYQHLFTTFTIIPIVGLLAALGFRKSISKL; this is encoded by the coding sequence ATGTTTGCCTTAATTATTGCAGGCGAAGCTATCTTTTTATTGCCCTTTATATTGATGCGCGTTTTTAAACCCGTAATTAGAGAAGCTTTTTTAATTTCTGATGCTCAAATTGGAGAAGCGCAAGCTTTATATGGCATCACAGCAGTTATTTCTTATTTTTTTGGTGGTTTTATTGCTGATAAATTCGAACCTCGAAAATTACTTTCTTTATCACTTTTATTAACGGCTTTTGGCGGTTTTTGGTTGACTACAATTCCATCGATATTTACCTTGAAACTATTATATCCTTTTTGGGGAGTTTCTACCATTTTACTGTTTTGGGCTTCTTTAATCAAAGCAACCAGACAATGGGGAAATGAAAATAATCAAGGTTTATCTTTTGGCTTGTTAGATGGTGGAAGAGGCTTTTTTGCAGCAACCATTGCTTTGTCTGGAGCTGGAATTTTAACCTTCTTTTTTCCACAAAAAGGAGAAGAAATCACTTTTGAAAACAAAGTTGAAACATTACAATATATTATTGGTTCAATTACTTTTATTGTGTTTTTAATTGCGTTTTTAGTTTGGAAAGTAATTCCGAAGGAAAAAACAGCTTCCACTATTCATGAGAATGACAATAATGAGTTTCAATTCAATTTTAAAGAAGCATTTTTGTTGATGAAACAAAAAAAAGTAATATTTCACTCATTGATTATATTTTGTGCTTATTGTTCTTATAAGTTAACAGGCGTTTATGGAACGTATGCCAAAGATGTTTGGAATTATAGTCTGGAAGAAGCAACTTATTTTGCAGTTTTTATTCAATATTTAAGACCTATTGCAGCCATTTCTATTGGGTATATTGCTGATAAATTTATTCCCTCTAAACTGCTTATTCCTAGTTTTTCTTTTTTAATTTTGGCATCTGTACTATTAGGTTTTGGATTTTTTGAACATCAACCTATAATTTTATCGTTTACGGTTTTTGTATTGATGGCATTTGGTACGTATTCTTTAAGAGGTTTGTATTTTGCCATTATTGAAGAAACAAAAACACCTTTGCAACTTACAGGAACGTTAGTAGGAATTATTTCTGTAGTTGGTTTTACACCAGACATATTTATGTCCTTATTTAATGGATATATGTTGGGCGAAAATCCTACAATATTAGAATATCAACATTTATTTACAACCTTTACAATTATACCTATTGTTGGTTTATTAGCAGCTTTGGGTTTTCGAAAAAGTATATCAAAATTATGA
- a CDS encoding FAD-binding and (Fe-S)-binding domain-containing protein: MIAISVLETLHNALSGDVLFDNLHKTLYATDASVYRKIPLAVAFPKDNKDIKILIDFATKNNVTLIPRTAGTSLAGQCVGDGIVVDVSKHFTNILSFDEEAKTITLQPGIVRDSLNTFLKPFGLFFGPNTSTSNRCMIGGMVGNNSSGSTSIKYGVTRDKVLQIDAILSDGSTAIFKEITSDEFIEKTKLDSLEGKIYKRIYTELSSKENQQEIKNEFPKPAIHRRNTGYAVDEFLTSDLFGGTESMINVAKFLTGSEGTLAFSTAITLQLDDLPPTESIMVCTHFKSINESLKATVIAMNHSLYNCELMDKTILDCTKNNRELAKNRFFLQGNPEAVLMLEVSANTLPEAELLADKLIADLEQNDFGYHHPKVYGADIAKVHYLRKAGLGALGNMVGDMKAVACIEDTAVALEDLPNYIEEFTQIMTKYQQNAVYYAHAGAGELHLRPILNLKKKEDVVLFRKITTETAELVKKYKGSFSGEHGDGIVRAEFIPLMIGEQNYQLLRRIKKAFDPNNVFNKGKITDAFAMDTNLRYEVDRIEPAIETIQDFSDSEGILKLAEKCNGSGDCRKPVEAGGTMCPSYRATKNEKDTTRARANTLREFLTNSEEANKFNHKELKEVFDLCLSCKACASECPSNVDIATMKAEFLYQYQETNGYSFRNKMFANNAKYNKLGSKFPAITNFFTNSLLAKKVLGVALERSVPKLANETLESWLQKHNVSSSLSSSLKINSVEKSKKTVFLFKDEFTNYYDSAIGKDAVFLLEKLGYEIKNIAHDESGRSHISKGFLKEAKEICNNNIAIFKNVITDEIPLIGIEPSAILTFRDEYIRLADDKISAEKIAKNTFTFEEFLAKEIEKENIDISLFTSAKKDIKIHGHCHQKALSGTHASFQVLNIPKNYSVTIISSGCCGMAGSFGYEKEHYKVSMQVGEDTLFPKVRNYSSETEIAAAGTSCRHQIFDGTKRIAKHPITILREALV, encoded by the coding sequence ATGATAGCAATTTCAGTATTAGAAACTTTACACAATGCACTTTCTGGAGATGTTTTGTTCGATAATTTACACAAAACTTTATATGCTACAGATGCTTCTGTGTATAGAAAAATTCCTTTAGCAGTTGCATTTCCAAAAGATAACAAAGACATTAAAATCTTAATTGATTTTGCTACCAAAAACAACGTCACTTTAATACCAAGAACTGCTGGAACTTCACTTGCAGGACAATGTGTTGGAGATGGAATTGTAGTTGATGTTTCTAAACATTTTACCAATATTCTTTCTTTTGATGAAGAAGCAAAAACAATCACTCTACAACCAGGAATTGTAAGAGATTCTTTAAACACATTTTTAAAACCTTTTGGCCTATTTTTTGGACCAAACACCTCAACCTCTAACAGATGTATGATTGGTGGAATGGTTGGTAATAATTCTTCTGGAAGCACCTCTATAAAATACGGAGTTACCAGAGATAAAGTATTACAAATTGATGCTATTTTAAGCGATGGAAGCACAGCAATTTTCAAAGAAATAACTTCGGATGAATTTATTGAGAAAACCAAATTAGACTCTTTAGAAGGTAAAATTTATAAACGAATTTATACTGAATTATCATCAAAAGAAAATCAACAAGAAATAAAAAACGAATTCCCAAAACCAGCAATTCATAGAAGAAATACAGGGTATGCAGTTGATGAATTCTTAACTTCAGATTTATTTGGAGGCACAGAATCCATGATAAATGTTGCTAAATTTTTAACTGGAAGTGAAGGCACTTTGGCTTTTTCTACAGCAATTACATTGCAATTAGATGATTTACCTCCTACCGAAAGCATTATGGTTTGTACGCATTTTAAATCAATTAATGAAAGTTTAAAAGCGACTGTAATTGCCATGAATCACAGTTTGTATAATTGTGAACTGATGGATAAAACCATTTTAGATTGCACAAAAAACAACAGAGAATTAGCTAAAAACCGATTCTTTTTACAAGGAAATCCTGAAGCAGTTTTAATGTTAGAAGTTTCTGCAAACACTTTACCAGAAGCCGAACTTTTAGCAGATAAATTAATTGCAGATTTGGAACAAAATGACTTTGGGTATCATCATCCAAAAGTGTATGGAGCAGACATTGCCAAAGTGCATTATTTAAGAAAAGCAGGTTTGGGTGCTTTAGGAAATATGGTTGGAGACATGAAAGCTGTTGCTTGTATTGAAGATACTGCTGTTGCTTTAGAAGATTTACCAAATTACATTGAAGAGTTTACCCAAATCATGACAAAATATCAGCAAAATGCGGTGTATTATGCACATGCAGGAGCTGGAGAATTGCATTTACGTCCGATTTTGAATTTAAAGAAAAAGGAAGATGTTGTTTTATTTAGAAAAATTACGACAGAAACTGCTGAGTTAGTCAAAAAATACAAAGGTTCTTTTTCTGGTGAACATGGAGATGGAATTGTTAGAGCTGAATTTATTCCTTTAATGATTGGTGAACAAAATTATCAATTGTTAAGACGCATCAAAAAAGCTTTTGACCCAAATAATGTATTTAACAAAGGGAAAATTACAGATGCTTTTGCTATGGATACAAACTTGCGTTATGAAGTGGATAGAATTGAGCCAGCAATTGAAACCATTCAAGATTTTTCTGATAGTGAAGGAATTTTAAAACTAGCAGAAAAATGCAATGGTTCTGGAGACTGCAGAAAACCTGTAGAAGCTGGAGGAACTATGTGTCCAAGTTATAGAGCCACAAAAAATGAGAAAGATACAACTAGAGCAAGAGCCAATACCTTACGTGAATTTTTAACGAATTCAGAGGAAGCCAACAAGTTCAATCATAAAGAATTAAAAGAAGTTTTCGATTTATGTTTAAGTTGTAAAGCCTGTGCTTCTGAATGCCCAAGTAATGTGGATATTGCAACTATGAAAGCTGAGTTTTTATATCAATATCAAGAAACAAATGGCTATTCTTTTAGAAATAAAATGTTTGCCAACAATGCCAAATACAATAAGTTAGGAAGTAAATTTCCAGCGATTACAAACTTTTTTACGAATTCACTTTTGGCAAAAAAGGTTTTAGGAGTTGCTTTAGAACGTTCAGTACCTAAATTGGCTAATGAAACTTTAGAGAGTTGGTTGCAAAAACATAATGTCTCTTCGAGCCTTTCGTCTTCGCTCAAGATAAACTCTGTTGAGAAGTCTAAAAAAACTGTCTTTTTATTTAAGGACGAATTCACTAATTACTACGATTCAGCAATTGGAAAAGATGCTGTTTTTCTGTTAGAAAAATTAGGGTATGAAATCAAAAATATTGCGCATGATGAAAGTGGAAGAAGTCATATTTCTAAAGGATTTTTAAAAGAAGCCAAAGAAATTTGCAATAATAATATTGCCATTTTTAAAAATGTTATAACTGATGAAATCCCATTAATTGGAATTGAACCTTCTGCAATTTTAACGTTTAGAGACGAATATATTAGGTTAGCAGATGATAAAATATCCGCAGAAAAAATTGCAAAAAACACTTTTACATTTGAAGAATTTCTAGCGAAAGAAATCGAGAAAGAAAACATAGATATTTCTCTTTTTACATCCGCAAAAAAAGATATTAAGATTCATGGACATTGTCATCAAAAAGCTTTATCAGGAACACATGCTAGTTTTCAGGTTTTAAATATTCCTAAAAATTATTCTGTAACTATTATCAGTTCTGGTTGTTGTGGAATGGCTGGTTCTTTTGGGTATGAAAAAGAGCATTACAAAGTTTCTATGCAGGTTGGTGAAGACACACTTTTTCCAAAAGTAAGAAATTATAGTTCAGAAACCGAAATTGCTGCTGCAGGAACAAGCTGTAGACATCAAATTTTTGATGGCACAAAACGTATTGCAAAACATCCTATTACAATTTTGAGAGAAGCTTTAGTTTAG
- a CDS encoding RNA polymerase sigma factor — protein sequence MTDLDALIKRFQNKNETAFEELHTIYADSVYGIILKIVKNKDVASELTQDVFLKIWNNAANYSSKKGRFFTWILNIARNSAIDYTRSKVSKKSLKNISSEKFANNFMSHTDSDSTTNTIGLNKIVANLEPKLRNILNLLYFEGFTQKEISEEYNIPLGTIKTRKRNGLSQLKAIFI from the coding sequence ATGACAGACTTAGATGCACTAATAAAAAGATTTCAAAATAAAAATGAAACGGCTTTCGAAGAGTTACATACTATATATGCTGATAGTGTGTATGGAATTATTTTAAAAATTGTTAAAAATAAAGATGTTGCAAGCGAACTAACACAAGACGTTTTTTTAAAAATATGGAACAATGCTGCAAATTACTCGTCTAAAAAAGGTCGATTTTTTACATGGATTTTAAATATTGCTAGGAATTCTGCTATTGATTATACAAGATCTAAAGTTTCCAAAAAATCATTGAAAAACATAAGTTCAGAGAAATTTGCTAATAATTTTATGTCTCATACAGATTCAGATTCCACAACAAATACTATTGGTCTTAATAAAATTGTGGCTAATTTAGAACCTAAACTTAGAAATATTTTAAACCTTTTGTATTTTGAAGGTTTTACTCAAAAAGAAATTTCAGAAGAATACAATATTCCTTTAGGCACAATAAAAACTAGAAAAAGAAATGGCTTATCTCAATTAAAAGCAATATTCATTTAA
- a CDS encoding T9SS type A sorting domain-containing protein, with amino-acid sequence MKYKLLVFILLVFQINDINSQTSYFEDFNTAGYPSGLPVDSYWAFYNEIDPTQDTWEKFIPGDGFAYLKVDADITNDTDLIHPYQTLIFGGVGENHRLEVRMKGAVVAGGLVAFLFTYTQTGSIFNEVDIEVVAQDRDAAPHDITTPNGWTDARFNSWRDADENTALPHTGSAKAVVNVDNQKISLMDDEFHTYTIEWRSDSVDFFIDGVLQDSFDTNIAKGWSEVIIGFRNLPWAGNFNWTGTHTLVIDYFKIESIKAKSVTLSNNSTNDATIPQLTIYPNPANELIHVKTDEPNKIANIEIINTIGSSILKINGFQNQIHISQFSNGIYFIKTHFKNGASTIQKLIKK; translated from the coding sequence GTGAAATATAAACTTCTCGTTTTCATACTTTTAGTTTTTCAAATTAACGATATTAATAGTCAAACAAGTTATTTTGAAGACTTCAATACAGCTGGTTATCCTTCAGGACTTCCAGTAGATAGCTATTGGGCCTTTTATAATGAAATTGATCCAACACAAGACACTTGGGAAAAATTTATTCCTGGAGATGGTTTTGCGTATCTAAAAGTAGATGCTGACATTACCAATGATACTGATTTAATACATCCATATCAAACATTAATTTTTGGAGGTGTTGGAGAAAATCATCGCTTAGAAGTTAGAATGAAAGGAGCTGTTGTAGCTGGTGGTTTAGTCGCTTTTTTATTCACTTATACTCAAACAGGCTCAATTTTTAATGAAGTAGATATTGAAGTAGTAGCTCAGGATAGAGATGCAGCTCCTCATGATATAACAACTCCAAATGGTTGGACAGATGCACGGTTTAATAGTTGGAGAGATGCAGATGAAAATACGGCTCTTCCACATACAGGTTCTGCAAAAGCAGTAGTAAATGTAGATAATCAAAAAATCTCTTTAATGGATGATGAGTTTCATACCTACACCATAGAATGGAGATCAGATAGTGTAGATTTTTTTATAGATGGTGTATTACAAGATTCTTTTGATACAAATATTGCTAAAGGATGGTCAGAAGTGATTATTGGTTTTAGGAATTTACCTTGGGCAGGAAACTTTAATTGGACTGGTACCCATACTTTAGTAATCGATTATTTTAAAATTGAAAGCATAAAAGCAAAATCTGTTACTTTATCAAATAATTCTACTAACGATGCTACCATTCCTCAATTAACAATATATCCAAATCCCGCTAACGAGCTCATTCATGTTAAAACGGATGAACCTAATAAAATAGCTAATATCGAAATTATAAATACTATTGGTTCGTCAATACTAAAAATAAACGGATTTCAAAATCAGATACACATTTCTCAATTTTCTAATGGCATCTATTTTATAAAAACACATTTTAAAAATGGGGCTTCAACCATTCAAAAATTGATTAAAAAATAA
- a CDS encoding chondroitinase-B domain-containing protein: protein MLSQDKTYTIDDPEDLRNVIYQPGDLIILKNGTYSTDERMRFLGSGTAEKPVTFRAETPGGVVFTGGARLTIGGESENSVTTATGEYLVVDGFHWKGGYGASNFIEFRNGNNYAHHSTIQNCVIDGLQIEPSDLAEDIIDNSITKHRWIVLYGTYNSVLNCTFMNKKSAGALILAEYAYNAFPEVADGEPEINTSCNLVGHTISNNYFYNFEKMDATKSNAGDSETIRIGTSEYQNVNSGALVHNNYFVKADGENEIITNKSKNNTYTNNTFRQSRGSLVLRHGSNALVDGNYFLGENVDGTGGIRITDSNHTITNNYIQDCITVFDQAKWNNGITFIGGSDNAAVDCNSTNVSNGYQKSENIIVSNNSIVNTNAPLFYNTDKGSTDPTGTVSNNLIYFAENNPNITSVISGDTETSYANLGTALTYSGNVFTGTTLGKTNAGFSEETGITATPNGEIFTFTGTGSANKGANLGNNSPITDAMVGYGIGACFLDSAGASINNGNCTIAVTESLTVSSLSSLAASASSNDIFVTANVGWQAVVNDNWISIDINAGNGNATISLSVTKNEQTTSRTGSVTFTQTTGSDAIERTLNITQEGADLTDLYPLINNVAGGGPVSIHSFSKEQTEGGRTNFAVNTLDKDLNTQWTADDQDVLAGDYKSDGEFIIFDLSKEYQLDLIQIATDDKADPYGFQIWVSTTGTETTDFTKILPTSGDLQITTTTGTREGFDQYQITANARYVKLLSFGRFNVDGNSRKSQWSNITEIEFFGEAAALSTTNFDLENFTIYPVPSHTILKLKNYEDLKIKSIKIYNAVSASVIEVRDYKENIDISKLSKGIYFLKAELDNGKTIIKKIIKL from the coding sequence ATGTTATCCCAAGACAAAACCTATACGATTGATGACCCTGAGGATTTAAGAAATGTAATTTATCAACCAGGAGATTTAATTATACTAAAAAACGGAACGTATTCAACTGACGAACGAATGAGGTTTCTGGGATCTGGAACTGCCGAAAAACCTGTAACTTTTAGAGCAGAAACTCCTGGAGGTGTCGTTTTTACTGGTGGAGCTCGTTTAACAATTGGTGGCGAATCAGAAAATAGTGTAACAACAGCAACTGGAGAATATTTGGTGGTAGATGGCTTTCATTGGAAAGGTGGTTATGGAGCTAGTAACTTTATTGAATTTAGAAATGGAAATAACTATGCACATCATAGTACAATTCAAAATTGTGTTATTGATGGCTTACAAATCGAACCAAGTGATTTAGCTGAAGACATTATAGATAATTCAATTACAAAACATAGATGGATCGTTTTATACGGAACTTACAATTCCGTACTTAACTGTACTTTTATGAATAAAAAAAGTGCTGGTGCCTTAATCTTGGCAGAATACGCTTACAATGCATTTCCTGAAGTTGCAGATGGCGAACCAGAAATTAATACAAGCTGTAATTTAGTTGGTCATACAATCAGTAATAATTATTTCTACAATTTCGAAAAAATGGATGCTACTAAAAGTAATGCTGGAGATAGTGAAACCATTAGAATTGGAACAAGTGAATATCAAAACGTAAATAGTGGAGCACTTGTTCATAACAATTACTTTGTAAAAGCAGATGGAGAAAATGAAATTATCACCAATAAAAGTAAAAACAACACCTACACAAACAACACTTTTAGGCAGTCTAGAGGTTCTTTGGTTTTACGACATGGATCAAACGCATTAGTAGATGGAAATTACTTTTTAGGAGAAAATGTAGATGGAACAGGAGGCATTAGAATTACAGATAGCAATCATACCATCACCAATAATTATATTCAAGATTGTATTACTGTCTTTGATCAAGCCAAATGGAATAATGGCATCACCTTTATTGGTGGTTCTGACAATGCAGCTGTAGATTGTAATTCTACCAATGTTTCTAACGGATATCAAAAATCCGAAAACATCATAGTATCTAACAATTCCATTGTAAATACAAATGCTCCATTATTTTATAATACAGATAAAGGCTCTACAGATCCTACAGGAACAGTTTCTAACAATTTAATTTATTTTGCAGAAAACAATCCAAATATAACATCAGTTATTTCTGGAGATACAGAAACTTCGTACGCAAATCTTGGAACTGCTTTAACGTATAGTGGAAACGTATTTACTGGAACTACCTTGGGCAAAACAAATGCTGGCTTCTCTGAAGAAACAGGAATTACAGCAACTCCAAATGGAGAAATTTTTACATTCACAGGAACAGGTTCTGCAAATAAAGGTGCTAACTTAGGCAATAACTCACCTATTACAGATGCTATGGTTGGTTATGGAATTGGAGCTTGTTTTTTAGATAGTGCTGGAGCAAGTATAAATAATGGAAATTGTACTATTGCAGTAACAGAATCATTAACAGTTAGCAGTTTATCTTCACTTGCAGCAAGTGCTTCTAGCAACGATATTTTTGTAACAGCAAATGTGGGTTGGCAAGCTGTTGTAAATGATAATTGGATAAGTATTGATATAAATGCTGGTAATGGAAATGCAACAATATCATTATCTGTTACTAAAAACGAACAAACTACTAGCAGAACAGGTTCAGTAACATTTACACAAACAACAGGAAGTGACGCCATTGAAAGAACTTTAAATATTACGCAAGAAGGTGCAGATTTAACAGATTTATACCCACTTATAAATAATGTTGCAGGTGGTGGTCCTGTTTCAATTCATTCATTTTCTAAAGAACAAACAGAAGGTGGCAGAACCAATTTTGCAGTAAACACGTTAGATAAAGATCTTAATACGCAATGGACAGCAGATGATCAAGATGTTTTAGCTGGAGATTATAAAAGCGATGGCGAATTTATCATTTTCGACTTAAGCAAAGAGTATCAATTAGATTTAATTCAAATTGCTACAGACGATAAAGCTGATCCTTATGGATTTCAAATTTGGGTTTCTACAACAGGAACTGAAACAACAGATTTTACCAAAATTCTACCAACTTCTGGCGATTTACAAATTACAACCACTACAGGAACTAGAGAAGGTTTTGATCAATATCAAATAACAGCAAATGCGCGTTATGTAAAATTACTTTCTTTTGGACGCTTTAATGTTGATGGAAATTCCAGAAAAAGTCAATGGTCTAATATTACAGAAATAGAGTTCTTTGGAGAAGCAGCAGCTTTATCAACTACAAATTTCGATCTTGAAAATTTCACCATTTATCCAGTTCCTTCTCATACTATTCTAAAGTTAAAAAATTATGAAGATTTAAAAATTAAATCGATTAAAATATATAATGCAGTATCAGCATCAGTCATAGAAGTTAGGGACTATAAAGAAAATATTGATATTTCTAAATTGTCTAAAGGAATCTATTTCTTAAAAGCAGAATTAGACAATGGAAAAACAATCATTAAAAAAATAATTAAACTATAA